The proteins below come from a single Gimesia alba genomic window:
- a CDS encoding carbon-nitrogen hydrolase family protein — translation MKIAGVQMDVSLMSKEENLARIIEKMNETSVARANLTVFPECAITGYCFADLEEAIPFAESIPGPSTERLQQACRELNHSVVVGMLERGEQGVYNAAVLITPDGVLGSYRKIHLPYLGVDRFATPGDREFAVYEHPQAKIGLNICYDSAFPESSRIMALQGADFIALPTNWPSGAECMAEHGVNMRAMENGIYYCAINRVGYERGFHFIGKSRICSPSGETLASASGTDEEILYATIDPAIARNKRVDRVPDQHVIDRLADRRPEMYAKIVEPHGLQPPHRN, via the coding sequence ATGAAAATTGCCGGCGTACAAATGGATGTTTCTCTGATGTCAAAAGAAGAGAACCTCGCGCGCATCATTGAAAAAATGAATGAGACGTCTGTCGCGAGAGCAAACCTGACAGTGTTCCCGGAATGTGCGATCACCGGTTACTGTTTTGCTGATCTTGAAGAGGCGATCCCTTTCGCAGAGTCGATTCCAGGTCCTTCCACTGAGAGACTGCAACAGGCATGTCGCGAACTGAACCACTCAGTCGTTGTGGGGATGCTGGAGCGTGGAGAACAAGGAGTTTATAATGCCGCCGTTCTGATTACACCGGACGGAGTCCTGGGGAGCTATCGCAAAATACACTTGCCCTATCTGGGAGTAGACCGGTTTGCGACTCCTGGAGATCGAGAATTTGCTGTCTACGAACATCCCCAAGCCAAGATCGGCCTCAATATCTGCTACGATAGTGCCTTCCCGGAATCGTCCCGCATCATGGCACTCCAAGGTGCTGATTTCATCGCGCTCCCTACAAACTGGCCTTCCGGCGCAGAATGTATGGCAGAGCATGGAGTCAATATGCGCGCAATGGAAAATGGAATTTATTATTGTGCCATCAATCGAGTTGGCTATGAGCGCGGGTTTCATTTTATCGGCAAAAGCCGCATTTGTTCGCCTTCCGGTGAGACGTTAGCAAGTGCCTCCGGAACAGACGAAGAAATTCTTTACGCGACAATCGATCCTGCCATCGCACGTAACAAAAGGGTAGACCGAGTCCCCGATCAACACGTGATTGACCGCCTGGCTGATCGACGCCCTGAAATGTATGCGAAAATTGTTGAGCCGCATGGATTGCAGCCTCCTCATCGAAACTAA